The following proteins come from a genomic window of Natrinema saccharevitans:
- a CDS encoding helix-turn-helix transcriptional regulator, producing the protein MSVSAAEAELTEDERAGLELVRESGGIHQSDFWKELDVSSRKGSRIVESLVEKDLVDREETVYDGHNTYYISPTARDLDFTLLMAGDMLSPFIGEEEVDPNSDAFSQWIMNLAYEE; encoded by the coding sequence GTGAGCGTGTCCGCGGCCGAAGCCGAGCTCACAGAGGACGAGCGCGCGGGCCTCGAACTCGTCCGCGAGTCCGGCGGCATCCACCAGAGCGACTTCTGGAAGGAACTGGACGTCTCCTCGCGCAAGGGCAGTCGAATCGTCGAGTCGCTCGTCGAGAAGGACCTGGTCGACCGGGAGGAGACCGTCTACGATGGACACAACACCTACTACATCTCGCCGACCGCCCGCGACCTGGATTTCACCCTGCTGATGGCCGGCGACATGCTCTCGCCCTTTATCGGCGAGGAGGAGGTCGACCCCAACAGCGACGCCTTCTCCCAGTGGATCATGAACCTCGCCTACGAGGAGTAG
- a CDS encoding NRDE family protein codes for MCTLALAWQVFEEAPVAVAANRDEAIGRASEPPGVYREEPLIVAPRDAEAGGTWIGYNEHGVFVGITNKWATADLAGERSRGLLVADVLEARSAAEARSIVADATEADEYSGFYLVVADADEAVCYQWDGDLALTEFEPGVHVVVNVAVDDDVDVPADRAAVGRAQADNARAVREVLAPDPDETVGDWLERGGAVLGDHDYGVCIHRDGFGTRSSSLLALGPETMRYEFAPGPPCRTSYEAVPLPERASGAIDADGADPAIDGEGHI; via the coding sequence GTGTGTACGCTCGCGCTCGCTTGGCAGGTCTTCGAGGAGGCACCGGTCGCCGTCGCCGCGAACCGCGACGAGGCGATCGGCCGGGCGTCGGAGCCGCCCGGCGTCTACCGCGAGGAGCCGCTGATCGTCGCACCGCGTGACGCCGAGGCCGGTGGGACGTGGATCGGCTACAACGAACACGGCGTCTTCGTCGGCATCACGAACAAGTGGGCTACCGCGGACCTCGCCGGCGAACGATCCCGGGGACTGCTCGTCGCGGACGTCCTCGAGGCGCGCTCGGCCGCCGAGGCCCGCTCGATCGTGGCGGACGCGACCGAGGCCGACGAGTACAGCGGGTTCTATCTGGTCGTCGCCGACGCCGACGAGGCGGTTTGCTACCAGTGGGACGGCGATCTCGCCCTGACCGAGTTCGAACCCGGCGTCCACGTCGTCGTCAACGTCGCGGTCGACGACGACGTCGACGTTCCCGCGGACCGAGCGGCGGTCGGGCGAGCGCAGGCCGACAACGCTCGCGCGGTCCGGGAGGTGCTCGCGCCCGACCCGGACGAGACCGTCGGCGACTGGCTCGAGCGCGGGGGCGCGGTGCTGGGAGACCACGACTACGGCGTCTGCATTCACCGGGACGGGTTCGGGACCCGTTCGTCGTCGCTGCTCGCGCTCGGCCCCGAGACGATGCGATACGAGTTCGCGCCGGGCCCGCCCTGTCGGACGAGTTACGAGGCGGTGCCCCTTCCCGAACGCGCGTCGGGAGCCATCGACGCCGACGGAGCCGACCCGGCGATCGACGGCGAAGGGCACATTTAA
- the menE gene encoding o-succinylbenzoate--CoA ligase, which produces MTGGLEWPTRDLLSHRTSTTPDATALVDAETDRSRTYDEFDRRVDAVAARLETVASGPDDRLGVLMGTRVAFAEVYFAAMRLGLTVVPLNVRETAAELASKADRTAVDAIVCESATEELALEITDAPIRSVDDPERDGVDPLEPIEWASATPVALERDDTHLLMFTSGTSGEPKAVRLTVGNLVASATASAFRLGVLPADRWLCCLPMYHMGGLAPIVRSTLYGTTAVIQREFDPRDTARVVDEYDITGVSLVPTMCKRLLEAGWEPPESLRFVLLGGAPASRELLERCRERGVPAHPTYGMTETASQIATATPAETAAHEGTVGRPLAGTDVTVVDEDGTVLGPSEQGELVVSGPTVTPGYLDADETAAAFGDHGLHTGDVGYRDEDGRLWVLNRRSDRIVTGGENVDPGEVVAALRTHPAVDDAAVVGLSDPEWGERVAALVVPESGTPGSLEPASLLAHCDERLAGFKRPKTIGVADALPRTASGTVDREAVRERLRADGTDVSDSG; this is translated from the coding sequence ATGACCGGCGGCCTCGAGTGGCCGACGCGGGACCTCCTCTCGCATCGGACGTCGACGACGCCGGACGCGACGGCGCTCGTCGACGCCGAGACCGACCGGTCGCGGACGTACGACGAGTTCGATCGGCGAGTCGACGCCGTCGCGGCGCGACTCGAGACGGTCGCCTCCGGCCCCGATGACCGCCTCGGCGTCCTCATGGGGACGCGGGTCGCGTTCGCCGAGGTCTACTTCGCGGCGATGCGACTCGGCCTCACGGTCGTCCCGCTGAACGTCCGGGAGACGGCCGCCGAACTCGCCTCGAAGGCCGACCGCACCGCCGTCGACGCGATCGTCTGCGAGTCGGCGACCGAAGAACTCGCGCTCGAGATCACGGACGCCCCGATCCGCTCGGTCGACGACCCCGAACGCGACGGCGTCGACCCGCTCGAGCCGATCGAGTGGGCGTCCGCGACGCCGGTCGCGCTCGAGCGCGACGACACGCACCTGCTCATGTTCACGTCGGGCACGTCGGGCGAGCCGAAGGCCGTCCGGCTGACGGTCGGCAACCTCGTCGCCAGCGCGACCGCCTCGGCGTTCCGACTCGGCGTCCTGCCGGCCGACCGGTGGCTCTGTTGCCTGCCAATGTATCACATGGGCGGGCTGGCACCGATCGTCCGGTCGACGCTGTACGGGACGACCGCCGTGATCCAGCGGGAGTTCGATCCCCGGGACACCGCCCGCGTCGTCGACGAGTACGATATCACCGGCGTCTCGCTCGTCCCGACGATGTGCAAACGCCTGCTCGAGGCCGGCTGGGAACCGCCGGAGTCGCTTCGATTCGTCCTGCTGGGCGGCGCTCCGGCGTCCCGCGAACTGCTCGAGCGGTGTCGGGAGCGGGGCGTGCCGGCCCACCCGACCTACGGCATGACCGAGACCGCCTCCCAGATCGCGACGGCGACGCCGGCCGAGACCGCGGCCCACGAGGGGACCGTCGGCCGCCCGCTCGCCGGGACCGACGTGACCGTCGTCGACGAGGACGGCACGGTTCTCGGGCCGAGCGAACAGGGGGAACTCGTCGTCTCGGGGCCGACGGTGACGCCGGGTTATCTCGACGCCGACGAGACCGCGGCGGCGTTCGGCGATCACGGGCTCCACACCGGCGACGTCGGCTACCGCGACGAGGACGGCCGGCTGTGGGTCCTCAATCGCCGCAGCGACCGCATCGTTACCGGCGGCGAGAACGTCGATCCCGGCGAGGTCGTCGCGGCGCTGCGGACCCACCCGGCCGTCGACGACGCCGCGGTCGTCGGCCTCTCGGACCCGGAGTGGGGTGAACGCGTCGCCGCGCTGGTCGTTCCCGAGTCGGGGACGCCGGGGTCGCTCGAGCCCGCGTCCCTGCTCGCCCACTGCGACGAACGCCTCGCCGGGTTCAAGCGGCCGAAGACGATCGGGGTCGCCGACGCGCTTCCCCGGACCGCGTCGGGAACCGTCGATCGCGAGGCGGTCCGCGAGCGCCTGCGCGCCGACGGAACGGACGTCAGCGACAGCGGGTAG
- a CDS encoding DUF47 domain-containing protein, producing MAGKTLDSELITETNLYIDGVTECVTLVGTLLDDYLAERDYRETVDEIRTRESECDRTNRRISALITNATARDIGLRNTRIHLNSTQIIRLYQRVDDIANAAEKIAEELLTIAPSPPETHFRRYEEMVECAASAMEALSQAMATFARLLCSPTESGSIVAEIETVRTAESACDELRNDLIADAFSDESRSDPWMLHRFAHLFDELVDTIEDVTDQLVLVSSSEEWIATEQ from the coding sequence ATGGCTGGAAAGACGCTGGACAGCGAACTTATTACTGAGACGAACCTATATATTGACGGAGTTACAGAATGCGTCACTCTCGTCGGGACACTGCTCGACGACTATCTGGCCGAACGGGACTATCGGGAGACCGTCGACGAGATCCGCACCCGCGAAAGCGAGTGCGATCGGACCAATCGACGGATTAGCGCGCTCATCACGAACGCGACTGCCAGGGACATCGGGCTCCGGAACACGCGTATCCACTTGAACTCCACGCAGATCATCAGGCTGTACCAGCGGGTCGACGACATCGCAAACGCCGCCGAAAAGATCGCGGAGGAGTTGCTGACGATCGCCCCGTCGCCGCCCGAGACCCATTTCCGGCGGTACGAGGAGATGGTCGAGTGTGCGGCGTCGGCGATGGAGGCCCTCAGTCAGGCCATGGCGACGTTTGCCCGCCTGCTCTGTTCACCCACCGAATCCGGGTCCATCGTGGCGGAGATAGAGACGGTCCGTACCGCCGAGAGCGCCTGCGATGAACTCCGAAACGATCTCATCGCCGACGCGTTTTCGGACGAGAGCCGTTCGGACCCGTGGATGCTCCACCGGTTCGCCCACCTGTTCGACGAGTTGGTAGACACGATCGAGGACGTCACCGACCAGTTGGTACTCGTCTCGAGTAGCGAGGAATGGATAGCGACGGAACAGTAG
- a CDS encoding transcription initiation factor IIB — translation MTDTPIRTRSDEPCQTEPEASTEIADERTECPECGGRLVSDDERAETVCTDCGLVVEEDEIDRGPEWRAFDAAEKDEKSRVGAPTTNMMHDQGLSTNIGWQDKDAYGRSLSNRQREKMQRLRTWNERFRTRNSKERNLKQALGEIDRMASALGLPDTVRETSSVIYRRALEEDLLPGRSIEGVATASLYAAARQAGTPRSLDEIAAVSRVAKAEIARTYRYVVRELGLEVQPADPESYVPRFASDLDLSDETEHRARDLLSTAKERGVHSGKSPVGLAAAAVYAAALLTNEKVTQNDVSDVASISEVTIRNRYKELLEADGGTPA, via the coding sequence ATGACAGATACGCCCATCCGTACCCGAAGCGACGAGCCCTGCCAGACCGAGCCCGAGGCATCGACCGAGATCGCCGACGAGCGTACCGAGTGTCCCGAGTGTGGCGGCCGTCTCGTCTCGGACGACGAACGCGCCGAGACGGTCTGTACGGACTGTGGCCTCGTCGTCGAGGAAGACGAGATCGACCGCGGCCCCGAGTGGCGGGCCTTCGACGCCGCCGAAAAGGACGAGAAGTCCCGCGTCGGCGCGCCGACGACCAACATGATGCACGACCAGGGGCTCTCGACCAACATCGGCTGGCAGGACAAAGACGCCTACGGCCGCTCGCTCTCGAACCGCCAGCGCGAGAAGATGCAGCGCCTACGAACCTGGAACGAGCGCTTTCGAACCCGCAACTCCAAGGAGCGCAACCTCAAGCAGGCGCTGGGCGAGATCGATCGGATGGCCTCCGCGCTCGGTCTGCCCGACACCGTCCGCGAAACGTCGAGCGTGATCTACCGGCGCGCCCTCGAGGAGGATCTGCTGCCGGGCCGCTCGATCGAGGGCGTCGCGACCGCGTCGTTGTACGCCGCCGCCCGACAGGCCGGCACGCCCCGCAGTCTCGACGAAATCGCCGCCGTCTCCCGCGTCGCCAAAGCCGAGATCGCCCGCACCTACCGGTACGTCGTCCGAGAACTCGGCCTCGAGGTCCAGCCGGCCGATCCCGAGAGCTACGTCCCCCGGTTCGCCAGCGACCTCGATCTCTCCGACGAGACCGAACACCGCGCCCGCGACCTCCTGTCGACGGCCAAGGAACGCGGCGTCCACAGCGGCAAGTCCCCGGTCGGCCTCGCCGCGGCCGCCGTCTACGCCGCCGCACTCCTGACCAACGAGAAGGTCACCCAGAACGACGTCAGCGACGTCGCCAGCATCTCCGAGGTCACTATCCGGAACCGCTACAAGGAACTGCTCGAGGCCGACGGCGGTACGCCGGCCTGA
- the gatC gene encoding Asp-tRNA(Asn)/Glu-tRNA(Gln) amidotransferase subunit GatC → MSDDAVSPEEVRHVAELARVDLDDEEVDRFTGQFADILEYFETLDEVPAVDRDAELANVMRPDEERTSLDSEDALRNAPETEDGYFKGPNVS, encoded by the coding sequence ATGAGCGACGACGCCGTCAGTCCCGAGGAGGTCCGCCACGTCGCGGAGCTGGCCCGCGTCGACCTCGACGACGAGGAGGTCGACCGGTTCACCGGGCAGTTCGCGGACATCCTCGAGTACTTCGAGACCCTAGACGAGGTGCCGGCAGTCGATCGGGACGCCGAACTCGCGAACGTGATGCGGCCCGACGAGGAACGCACTTCGCTCGACAGCGAGGACGCGCTCCGGAACGCGCCGGAAACCGAGGACGGCTACTTCAAGGGGCCGAACGTCTCGTAA
- a CDS encoding alpha/beta fold hydrolase: protein MKPHGSASNAALEAAVPSVELRSSRRPVNGVDLHVVAAGEESAPLVVLLHGFPEFWYGWRRVIGPLVEAGYRVVVPDQRGYNRSEKPAGVGSYRLAELTRDVVELIGTEDRERAAVVGHDWGGMVAWSVAARHPEVVDRLTIANAPHPTAYRRQLLSNPAQLRRSWYALSFQLPWLPERVARYDDYRALERALRGTATPDAFRDDELARYRRAWDREGALTSMLNWYRAAARYPPRMPTDSIEPPTLVVWGEDDVALVPSLAVDSAMLCADGRLELLPETSHWVPHEAPARLTDEILGQLAD from the coding sequence ATGAAACCACACGGGAGCGCTTCGAACGCGGCGCTCGAGGCGGCCGTTCCGTCGGTCGAACTGCGCTCGAGTCGCCGACCGGTCAACGGGGTCGACCTGCACGTCGTCGCCGCCGGCGAGGAGTCGGCGCCGCTGGTGGTCTTGCTCCACGGGTTCCCCGAGTTCTGGTACGGCTGGCGGCGGGTGATCGGGCCGCTCGTCGAGGCCGGCTATCGGGTCGTCGTCCCGGATCAGCGCGGCTACAACCGAAGCGAGAAACCCGCCGGCGTCGGCTCCTACCGGCTCGCCGAACTGACGCGGGACGTGGTCGAACTGATCGGGACCGAGGACCGCGAACGGGCGGCCGTCGTCGGCCACGACTGGGGCGGCATGGTCGCATGGTCGGTCGCGGCCCGCCACCCCGAGGTCGTCGACCGACTGACTATCGCGAACGCCCCGCATCCGACCGCCTACCGCCGCCAGCTCCTGTCGAACCCGGCGCAGTTGCGCCGGAGCTGGTACGCCCTCTCGTTTCAGTTGCCGTGGCTTCCCGAACGCGTCGCCCGGTACGACGACTACCGCGCCCTCGAGCGAGCCCTTCGCGGGACGGCCACACCGGACGCGTTCCGCGACGACGAACTGGCTCGCTACCGCCGCGCCTGGGACCGAGAGGGAGCGCTGACGTCGATGCTGAACTGGTATCGAGCGGCCGCTCGGTATCCGCCCCGGATGCCGACCGACTCGATCGAGCCGCCGACGCTCGTCGTCTGGGGCGAGGACGACGTCGCGCTCGTCCCCTCGCTGGCGGTCGACAGCGCGATGCTGTGTGCCGACGGTCGGCTCGAATTGCTCCCGGAGACGAGCCACTGGGTTCCCCACGAAGCGCCGGCGCGACTCACCGACGAAATCCTCGGACAGCTGGCTGATTGA
- a CDS encoding BCCT family transporter, with protein sequence MNAGRLLGLEDASRGERALFFVTMGVMLSLGTVGFLRPTALSSALTGAKNWILVYFGWWFILLGFVLLVAATAFTASRYGRIRIGGPDAEPEFDRFSWLSMVFTVGFGASVLIWGVAEPVSIVQHPPPAPAPVQNASAESMALAFMFIHEVFPGLAMWYLPVAIAFGIAVYTDGIGEYKISSMLAGVVDKDRIPGLYWLVDLAALIATIGGIATTLGFSAQTMSAILGGVFGLEARTLTYAVFALIGLVFLGDVWLGLRKGIRNAARATVILIGVAMALLVVVGPTLYMLELHLDATGVWLSNLFRLSLYTAPGAEGNWAANWTGFWWAWWAAWSIFVGSFVARVSKGRTIRELFGVLVLVPTLFTWIQHGLIGGWALGPGYQAPIAEAMAAAGNPAAVAKALEITPYGTVLAVICVFIIAGYIVTSLDSAVFMISAITLGDENPNPRNRAWWGALLALFGMMSLELEEFSAIESLSVTMALPFSLFLLLVLYGSYVVARDYVRENETPIRDPRERRQQTASKSVSDDD encoded by the coding sequence ATGAACGCCGGACGGCTCCTCGGCCTCGAGGACGCCTCGCGAGGAGAGCGGGCCCTGTTCTTCGTGACGATGGGAGTGATGCTCTCGCTCGGGACGGTCGGGTTCTTGCGGCCGACGGCGTTGAGTAGCGCGCTCACCGGAGCGAAAAACTGGATCCTCGTCTACTTCGGCTGGTGGTTCATCCTGCTGGGATTCGTCCTGCTGGTCGCCGCGACGGCGTTTACGGCCTCGAGATACGGCCGGATCCGAATCGGCGGCCCCGACGCCGAGCCCGAGTTCGATCGCTTCTCGTGGCTGTCGATGGTCTTTACCGTCGGATTCGGCGCGTCGGTCCTCATCTGGGGGGTCGCGGAACCGGTCTCGATCGTCCAGCATCCGCCGCCGGCTCCCGCGCCGGTCCAGAACGCGTCCGCCGAGTCGATGGCGCTCGCGTTCATGTTCATCCACGAGGTGTTCCCGGGGCTGGCGATGTGGTATCTCCCCGTCGCGATCGCCTTCGGGATCGCGGTCTACACGGACGGCATCGGCGAGTACAAGATCAGTTCGATGCTGGCCGGCGTCGTCGACAAGGACCGAATCCCGGGCCTCTACTGGCTGGTCGATCTGGCGGCGCTGATCGCCACGATCGGCGGCATCGCGACGACGCTCGGGTTCAGCGCACAGACGATGTCCGCGATCCTCGGCGGCGTCTTCGGCCTCGAGGCGCGGACGCTCACCTACGCGGTGTTCGCGCTGATCGGGCTGGTCTTCCTCGGCGACGTCTGGCTCGGCCTCCGGAAGGGGATCCGCAACGCGGCCCGGGCGACGGTGATCCTCATCGGCGTCGCGATGGCCCTGCTCGTGGTGGTCGGGCCGACGCTGTACATGCTCGAGCTCCACCTCGATGCGACCGGCGTCTGGCTCAGCAACCTGTTCCGCCTGTCGCTGTACACCGCGCCGGGGGCCGAGGGCAACTGGGCGGCCAACTGGACCGGCTTCTGGTGGGCCTGGTGGGCCGCCTGGAGCATCTTCGTCGGGAGCTTCGTCGCCCGCGTCTCGAAGGGCCGCACGATCAGGGAGCTGTTCGGCGTCCTCGTGCTGGTCCCGACGCTGTTCACCTGGATCCAGCACGGCCTCATCGGCGGCTGGGCGCTCGGGCCGGGGTATCAGGCCCCGATCGCCGAGGCCATGGCCGCGGCCGGCAATCCCGCGGCCGTCGCGAAAGCCCTCGAGATCACGCCCTACGGGACCGTCCTCGCCGTGATTTGTGTCTTCATCATCGCCGGTTACATCGTCACCTCGCTCGACTCGGCGGTGTTCATGATCTCGGCGATCACGCTTGGCGACGAGAACCCGAATCCCCGCAACCGCGCGTGGTGGGGCGCGCTGCTGGCGCTGTTCGGCATGATGTCGCTCGAACTCGAGGAGTTCAGCGCCATCGAGTCGCTGTCGGTGACGATGGCGCTGCCGTTCTCGCTGTTCCTGTTGCTCGTCCTCTACGGCAGCTACGTCGTCGCCCGTGACTACGTCCGCGAGAACGAGACGCCGATACGCGACCCGCGAGAGCGCCGCCAGCAAACGGCCTCGAAAAGCGTCTCCGACGACGACTGA
- a CDS encoding formate/nitrite transporter family protein has protein sequence MSVAPDPAEIFDRAVTEGQRRLEQSLLELAATSFIAGFTIVFGIVALGVVDGLVEPQFGEAAHVAGALTFGIGMVFLVVGRTELFNENFFDPVAAATARDGSWLLLPLGRLWAVTLVFNLLGGFLFAVVFAVDGVLPPESAHALSGTAEGIVSRPARGIFASAIVGGALVSLLSFLLAAADSIGSRLALAYLVGFLLALGPFDHVVVTAIHVFFGFLFDAAIGSGALGETIVVSAAGNVVGGIGLVTFAHVAQARGADGRNRSDGDDYSSS, from the coding sequence GTGTCCGTCGCACCGGATCCCGCCGAGATATTCGACCGGGCGGTTACCGAGGGACAGCGGCGACTCGAGCAGTCGCTGCTCGAACTCGCCGCGACCAGCTTCATCGCGGGGTTTACGATCGTCTTCGGCATCGTCGCGCTCGGGGTCGTCGACGGGCTCGTCGAACCGCAGTTCGGCGAGGCCGCACACGTAGCGGGCGCGCTCACCTTCGGTATCGGCATGGTGTTTCTGGTCGTCGGCCGCACGGAACTGTTCAACGAGAACTTCTTCGATCCGGTCGCGGCGGCGACCGCTCGAGACGGGTCGTGGCTGTTGCTCCCGCTGGGTCGCCTGTGGGCGGTCACGCTCGTCTTCAACCTCCTCGGTGGGTTCCTCTTCGCGGTCGTCTTCGCCGTCGACGGGGTGCTGCCGCCGGAGTCGGCACACGCGCTGTCCGGCACCGCCGAGGGGATCGTCAGCCGACCGGCGAGGGGGATCTTCGCGAGCGCGATCGTCGGCGGGGCGCTCGTGAGTCTCCTGTCGTTTCTCCTGGCGGCGGCCGACAGCATCGGAAGCCGGCTCGCGCTGGCCTATCTCGTCGGCTTCCTGTTGGCGCTTGGCCCCTTCGACCACGTGGTCGTCACCGCGATCCACGTCTTCTTCGGGTTCCTCTTCGACGCGGCGATCGGTTCCGGCGCGCTCGGGGAGACGATCGTCGTCTCGGCCGCCGGCAACGTCGTCGGCGGGATCGGGCTGGTCACGTTCGCTCACGTCGCGCAGGCGCGGGGCGCTGACGGAAGAAACCGCTCGGACGGCGACGACTATAGTAGCTCTTGA
- the gatA gene encoding Asp-tRNA(Asn)/Glu-tRNA(Gln) amidotransferase subunit GatA, giving the protein MSDDIFITAERIEGADDGPLAGRTVAVKDNISTAGVRTTCGSKMLEDYVPPYDATVVERLKEAGATIVGKANMDEFGMGTTTETSHFGATDNPAAPGHVPGGSSGGSAAAVAAGEADLALGSDTGGSVRCPAAFCGVVGIKPTYGLVSRYGLVAYGNSLEQIGPFGETVADAAELLDVIAGSDDRDATTRQAPRASDGRTGDARETRETPLEAEENYADAATGDVDGLSIGVPTELLEGADEGVVETFWDAIADLEDRGAEYHQVSLPSVEHAVEAYYVIAMSEASSNLARFDGVRYGQSGGYDGNWNETFAKAREEGFGDEVKRRILLGTYALSAGYHDKYYKKAQDARAWVKQDFDEALAEADVLASPTMPVPPFELGESLDDPLQLYLADANTVPVNLADLPAISVPAGETDGLPVGLQLIGPAFGERRLIRAASALA; this is encoded by the coding sequence ATGTCCGACGACATTTTCATCACCGCGGAGCGAATCGAGGGAGCCGACGACGGCCCGCTCGCCGGTCGGACGGTCGCGGTCAAGGACAACATCTCGACGGCGGGCGTCCGGACGACCTGCGGCTCGAAGATGCTCGAGGACTACGTACCGCCCTACGACGCGACGGTCGTCGAGCGGCTGAAAGAGGCCGGCGCGACCATCGTCGGCAAGGCCAACATGGACGAGTTCGGTATGGGGACGACCACCGAGACCTCGCACTTCGGCGCGACGGACAACCCCGCCGCGCCCGGCCACGTCCCCGGCGGCTCCTCGGGGGGTTCCGCGGCCGCCGTCGCTGCCGGCGAGGCCGACCTCGCGCTCGGCTCCGACACCGGCGGCTCGGTCCGCTGTCCCGCGGCCTTCTGCGGCGTCGTCGGGATCAAGCCCACCTACGGACTGGTCTCGCGGTACGGACTGGTCGCCTACGGCAACAGTCTCGAGCAGATTGGTCCCTTCGGCGAGACCGTCGCGGACGCCGCCGAACTGCTCGACGTGATCGCAGGCAGCGACGACCGGGACGCGACGACACGCCAGGCGCCACGCGCCTCGGACGGTCGAACGGGCGACGCCCGTGAGACGCGCGAAACGCCGCTCGAGGCCGAGGAAAACTACGCCGACGCCGCGACCGGTGACGTCGACGGGCTCTCGATCGGCGTTCCGACGGAACTGCTCGAGGGAGCCGACGAGGGCGTCGTCGAGACGTTCTGGGACGCCATCGCCGACTTGGAGGACCGCGGTGCGGAGTACCACCAGGTCTCGCTTCCTTCGGTCGAACACGCGGTCGAGGCCTACTACGTGATCGCGATGTCGGAGGCCTCCTCGAACCTCGCGCGGTTCGACGGCGTCCGCTACGGTCAGTCGGGCGGTTACGACGGCAACTGGAACGAAACCTTCGCGAAAGCGCGCGAGGAGGGCTTCGGCGACGAGGTCAAACGGCGAATCCTGCTGGGTACCTACGCGCTTTCCGCGGGGTATCACGACAAGTACTACAAGAAGGCTCAGGACGCCCGCGCGTGGGTCAAACAGGACTTCGACGAGGCCCTCGCGGAGGCGGACGTCCTCGCCAGCCCGACGATGCCGGTGCCGCCGTTCGAACTCGGCGAGAGCCTCGACGATCCGCTGCAGTTGTATCTCGCCGACGCGAACACCGTGCCGGTGAACCTCGCGGACCTGCCCGCGATCTCGGTGCCGGCCGGCGAGACCGACGGGCTCCCCGTCGGCCTCCAGCTGATCGGCCCCGCTTTCGGCGAACGGCGGCTGATCCGGGCCGCGAGCGCGCTCGCCTGA
- a CDS encoding mandelate racemase/muconate lactonizing enzyme family protein — protein MSAAEALSLEYRPFSLDLAEPLETADGTIASRDGFLVRLVDEADDGDEPAVGYGEATPLPGWTESREDCERALERAQEAIRTDGPSEALEAVDRQVAARHALSLALSDLQATRESTPLYRYLGQGPMVGRVPVNATIGDGSPDETVAAARAAVDRGFTTCKLKVGLRSVEADVERVRRVREAVGDRIELRADANEAWTFEEAQSALEGFADCGVSILEQPLPAGALEGHADLREENQGVSIALDEGLLEHGVDAICDAGAADIVVLKPMALGGIDVARKIAAWLTELEVAPLVTTTIDGVVARTGAVHLAAAIPDVPACGLATGDLLATDLGRDPVLIEKGSAVVPQAKGLGVSDVWGDR, from the coding sequence ATGAGCGCCGCCGAGGCCCTCTCGCTGGAGTACCGCCCCTTCTCGCTCGACCTCGCGGAGCCGCTCGAGACGGCAGACGGGACGATCGCGTCCCGCGACGGTTTCCTCGTCCGGCTCGTCGACGAGGCCGACGACGGCGACGAACCGGCCGTCGGTTACGGCGAAGCGACGCCGCTGCCGGGCTGGACCGAGTCCCGCGAGGACTGCGAGCGCGCCCTCGAGCGCGCGCAGGAGGCGATCCGAACCGACGGGCCGAGCGAGGCCCTGGAGGCCGTCGACCGGCAGGTCGCGGCCCGCCACGCCCTGTCGTTGGCGCTGTCCGACCTGCAGGCGACCCGCGAGTCGACGCCGCTGTATCGCTACCTCGGACAGGGGCCGATGGTCGGCCGGGTGCCGGTCAACGCGACGATCGGCGACGGCTCGCCCGACGAGACGGTCGCCGCGGCCCGCGCGGCCGTCGATCGGGGCTTTACCACCTGCAAGCTGAAGGTCGGCCTCCGGAGCGTCGAGGCCGACGTCGAGCGCGTCCGACGGGTCCGCGAGGCCGTCGGCGACCGGATCGAACTGCGGGCCGACGCCAACGAGGCCTGGACCTTCGAGGAGGCCCAGTCGGCCCTCGAGGGCTTCGCCGACTGCGGCGTCTCGATCCTCGAGCAGCCCCTGCCGGCGGGCGCGCTCGAGGGTCACGCCGACCTCCGCGAGGAGAACCAGGGCGTCTCGATCGCGCTCGACGAGGGGCTGCTGGAACACGGCGTCGACGCGATCTGTGACGCCGGGGCGGCCGACATCGTCGTCCTGAAACCGATGGCGCTGGGCGGGATCGACGTTGCGCGCAAGATCGCCGCCTGGCTGACCGAACTCGAGGTCGCGCCGCTGGTGACGACCACCATCGACGGCGTCGTCGCGCGCACCGGCGCGGTGCATCTGGCGGCCGCGATCCCCGACGTGCCGGCCTGCGGGCTGGCAACCGGCGACCTGCTCGCGACGGACCTGGGCCGGGACCCCGTCCTGATCGAGAAGGGGTCGGCGGTCGTCCCGCAGGCGAAGGGACTGGGCGTCTCGGACGTCTGGGGTGACCGATGA